A genomic window from Halogeometricum borinquense DSM 11551 includes:
- a CDS encoding CheF family chemotaxis protein → MLRTDGGTGGSPAEETAPTSAESEELLEAYRQKKREEEEPETEAEKKRRLRKSKNGESIIVDFVANFVAGGDATFDPVKGRVLMSEHRLILVTSKAKTVVPVTSIFDIAVGQVPPEVEEFFDYTVMVGYIVGNRRRTTVIGGDRETIEKFSLLLFRAALNGSTTLVKHPAKVGGRVMDTPKRETGLHLDYESVVFPGNDVLGESDEPFEIDLASVIFFEVIERTIDDEKRLVLSVQHVENGQTVTTEISMGSRRKMNILGRYLRLIYHWIKSDVRDVEIEEETLEVLVGLYSTGPEIDIASLLDLEEDELEHRLAELFDDDLITDEELPCDLTPQGRFVVNEEIEDVNV, encoded by the coding sequence GAGAGCGAAGAGCTGCTCGAAGCGTACCGGCAGAAGAAACGAGAGGAGGAGGAACCGGAGACTGAGGCCGAGAAGAAGCGGCGACTTCGCAAATCGAAGAACGGCGAATCCATTATCGTCGATTTCGTGGCGAACTTCGTCGCCGGTGGAGACGCGACCTTCGACCCGGTGAAAGGCCGCGTCCTGATGAGCGAGCACCGGCTCATTCTCGTCACGTCGAAGGCAAAGACGGTCGTCCCCGTCACCTCCATCTTCGACATTGCCGTCGGACAGGTCCCGCCGGAAGTAGAGGAGTTCTTCGACTACACCGTGATGGTCGGTTATATCGTCGGTAACCGGCGTCGGACGACGGTCATCGGGGGCGATCGGGAGACCATCGAGAAGTTCTCGCTGTTACTGTTCCGCGCGGCGCTGAACGGATCGACGACGCTCGTCAAACATCCCGCCAAAGTCGGTGGGCGAGTCATGGACACGCCGAAGCGAGAAACTGGCCTGCACCTCGATTACGAGTCAGTCGTCTTCCCCGGCAACGACGTTCTCGGAGAGAGCGATGAGCCGTTCGAGATCGACCTCGCGTCAGTCATCTTCTTCGAGGTCATCGAACGAACGATTGACGACGAAAAGCGACTCGTCCTCTCGGTTCAGCACGTCGAAAACGGACAGACCGTCACCACCGAGATTTCGATGGGGTCGCGTCGGAAGATGAACATCCTCGGACGTTACCTCCGCCTGATCTACCACTGGATCAAAAGCGACGTGCGCGACGTGGAAATCGAAGAGGAAACGCTGGAAGTACTCGTTGGCCTGTACTCGACCGGCCCGGAGATCGATATCGCATCGCTGCTCGACCTTGAGGAGGACGAACTCGAACACCGCCTCGCCGAACTGTTCGACGACGACCTCATCACAGACGAGGAGTTACCGTGTGATCTCACGCCGCAAGGCCGCTTCGTCGTCAACGAAGAGATTGAGGATGTCAACGTCTAG